TCCACCCCGATGACCTTGCCGTCCGGCGCGACCTGCGCGGCGTCCAGCAGCGTGAGGTCGCCGGTGCCGCAGGCCACGTCCAGGATGTGGTCACCGGGCCGGAAATGGGTCTGGGCGACGAACTCCCGGTGCCACTTCTCCCACTGGCCGGCCGACATGACCTGGTTCATCGCGTCGTAGTTCTCGGCGATCTTGTCGAAGAGCTCGCGGACGTACTGCTCCTTCTCCTCCGGCGACGGAGGCTGGTAGCCAGGGGCCATCAGAACGCCTCCTCAGTTCATCTGCATTCGCACGGCCGTGCCGCCGCCCATCGCCCCGCGCGACCCGACCGGCCGTTCACCGCTGCTTCTCGGCCCAGGGGCACAGGTACCGCTCGGCGATGTCCAGCACCACGTAGAAGCCGAATCCCATCAGCGCCATCGCCATGACCCCGGCGAACATCTTGCTGTACGCGTGCATCGACCAGGCGTCCCACACGTACGACCCCAACCCCCGGCGGGTGGCGTAGGTCTCGGCAAAGAACAGGACGGCCACGGCGGTGCCCGTGCTCAGCCGCAGCGCCGTGAAGATGGCGGGCAGCGCCGCCGGCAGGATGACATGGCGGTAGATCTGCGCCTCCCCGCCGCCGAGGGACTGGACCGACCGGATCAGCCCGCGGGGGACGTTCGCAGCGGCGTCCTTCACGGTGACGAGGATCTGGAAGAAGATGACCAGCGTGATCAGGAAGATCTTGGACTCGTCGCCGATCCCCAGCACGACCATGATCACCGGCAGGAAGACCACCTTGGGCACCGGGTAGGTCAGGTAGACCAGCACCGATCCCACCGGGCCTCCCGAGCGGCCCAGGTAGAGCCCGAGAGGTACCCCGAGGGCCAGGGAGATCAGGGTCGAGGCGATGACCCGGTAAGCGGAGGCGAGGAAGTGCTCCACCAGCGGCCCGCCGGGCTTCACCCCTTCGAGGAAGGCGGCCACGGCCGGGCCCAGCCGGGGGAAGGCGGCGACGCCCCGCCAGATGTTGAGCCAGATGGCCAGCCCTTCCCAAGCCAGGGCGAGGATGGCCAGGGCGACGGCGTAATGATACCAGCGGTACCTAGGCACCGCCGTTCACCCCCTTCTCCAGGGCGTCGCGCACGCGGTTGACCATGCTGTGGAACGCGTCGGCCCGCCGGTCACCCACGGCGGGGTTTGCGAACAGGTCCACCACGCGACCGGGACGCCGCGAGAGCACCAGGATCTGCTGGCCCAGGTAGACCGCCTCGGTGATGGAGTGGGTCACGAGCACCAGACTGGTCTGGCGCTTGCGCCAGATCGCCAGCAGCAGGTCCTGCATCTCCTCCCGCGTGAGGGCGTCCAGAGCGGAGAAAGGCTCGTCCATGAGCAGGAGGTCCGGCCCCAGGGCGAGCGCGCGGGCGATCGCCACCCGCTGCTGCTGGCCGCCCGAGAGCTGGTGCGGCCAGCGCCTGGCCAGGTCGGCGATGCCCACCTCGCGCAGGGCCTGGTCGGCCGCGTCCACCGGAAGCCGGCGGATGCGCAGGCCGAGGGCAGCATTCTCACGAACGGTTTTCCAGGGAAGCAGGCCGTAATCCTGCAAGATCAGCGCGGTTCCCGGCCTCCGGGGCTGCACCGGCGCGCCGTCGACCAGCAGCTCGCCGGCGGTGATGGGCAGCAGTCCGGCGATCAGGCCGAGGAGGGTGGTCTTGCCGCAGCCGGACGGCCCCACCACCGCCAGCGTTTGGCCCCGAGGCAGGTCAAAGGAGACGTCGCGTAGCGCGACCGTCTCCCCATAAGCATAACTCACTTTCCGTGCTTTGATCATGTTCCGCTCCTCCGCCCGGATCTCGGGGGAACCCTACTCGCCCTGCGGGTAGAGCGTCGTGTTCACGATCTCGTCGTAGGAGACCCGCTTGGAGATGTACCCCTTCTCCAGCAGCCACTCCACGACGTCCTCCACCTCGGTGCGACCGGGCGCCTGCGCGGGGGAGAAGGTGATCACCTTCCAGGAGTCCTTGATCTCGGGCGGCAGGTTGGCCTCGGTGGCCAGCAGCTCCTTGTACGCCTCGGGATCGCGGTCGATGTCGATGACGGCCATGTTGTAGGCGACGAAGAACCGCTTGATGGCCTCCGCCTTCTCCTTCACCGCGTCCTCCCGGAACACGATGACCGACTGCGAGTAGTTGCGCTTGGCCTCGGCGTCGTTCAGCACCACGGTGCCGCCCTTGTGAACCGCCAGGGAAAGCAGCGGCTCGGGCAGGGTGGCGGCCTTCACGTTGCCGCTCATCAGGTTTTCGAACCGCAGCGGGATCTGCGGGATGGAGACAAGCTCCACCTCGTCGAGGGCAATCCCGTTCTCCAGCAGCAGCTTTTCGGTGACGTAGTGGATGATCGTGTTGGTGGCGATCGCAATGTCGGCGCCCTTCAACTGCTCGGGCTTGGTGATGCCCGATCCGGGCGCGGACACGATGGCGAACGGCCCCTCCTCGATGGTGGCGCCCAGGTTAATGGAAGTGATCTGCAACGGCGTGCCGTTGTCGTGCAGCGACACCGCGCCCATGATGTCCGTGAGCGTCCCGTCGATCTGCCCGCTGGCCAGCGCGGCGTCACGCTCGGCCGCTGAGTTGAACCTGACCAGCTCGACCTCCACGCCCTGCTGGCGGTAGTAGTCCTTGCTCGCGGCCACCCAGAAAGGCAGGCCGTCGATGGTCGGAATCTGCCCGATCTTCAGTTGTCCCACAGTCTCCGGCGCGGCCGGAGTCGCCGGCTCCTTCTGATACGCGTTCTGCGGTTTCCCGCCGCAGCCTGCCAAAAGCCCGATTGCCAGTACAGCGGCCAGAATCCGCACGAGCTTCGTCTTCATCAGGTGTCGTCCTCCATTCACCGCCGCACGCGGTCTATGTTGGGATCCCTCAATATGGCTATAGCCGAAATCCTAACCCAATGTAGCAATGGCCTATACCCGTGTCAACAAAGGGTCATGAGGCTGTCCAATTCCGGACAGCCCTTTTCCGGGACGACGTCCGGGCCGGTCCCTGCCACTGCGGATAGCAGGCCAGGACTGTCCCTATCCACTGGAGAGCCGCCGTTCGAGCCGCTGCGCCCACCGACGGTAGTTCGCCGCCTCTGCCTCGATCGCATCGCACAGATGCCGCTGGTCATCCAGGCTGTGTCTGATCGGAACGTTGTGCCGCCGCAGCAGGCTGCTGATGGTCCCGAAGCTCAGGTCATCCGCTCTGACTTCGATGAGGGTGATCCCGTGGGTCTCGCTGAACCTGCGTTTGATGTCATCGCGCATCCTCTGCTCCTGCAGTTGCGTGTCTGAAGGATAACGCTGCGTGGTTCGGTAATGCTGGGGCCCCTGAAACTCCAGGGCAACCCGGGACACAGGGAGGAGCAGGTCGTAGTGCAGCTGCCCTCCGGTGAACGGGTTGACCAGCCGCAACACCTCGCCGTTCTCAATGAGGAGCTGGTCGACGACCAACACCGCGACGATGCACTTCAGCAAGTATTGGCCTACGGAGTACCGCTCCTTCAACCTGGCGAGGCGCAGCCCTTCGTAGAAATCCTGCACGTCCGCATGCCGGTTTTCGTCGATGATGTTCACCGTCTCGAAGCGGTAGACCTTGCACCGCCCTGCGCGGACCACCTCACCAACAAGCCAGCCGTAATGGCTGAGGATCCGCACGTACTTCCTCAGGCTGATCCGGGAGCACCGCATCACGTGCTGGAGTTGGGCGTAATCGAACTCACCCACCCCCCGGATGTGCGCCCACAGCCACTTTGCCCCGTGGGGGATGCGCCGGTCCAGCACGAGGTCCACGGGGATGGTAAACGCGCGCGTGCCGCGCCACAGGGCGCAGCACTCGAACTCGCGCGTGCCCAAGGAGTCCAGCTGAATCCACCGAAGGGCATCCAGCGCGCGCATGTGCTGCTTCAGACGGTACTGCGACAGCCCCGTAACGCGCCGCAGTTCGGCCCATGTCAGGCGCGTCTTCTGCTTTCGGATCGCCCGCAGGTAGCACCAGAGCACCCGGGCACTGTCCGTCAGCTCCCCGTCATCCAGGAGTTGGTGCGGGACGGCGACCTCCGTGAGCATGGCAGGCATCACCTCGGGAAAGCGCGGTTCACTCTATGATCAGATTCTTGCAACTTCCAATAATTTCCTTCTCCCCGAAGCCGGCCAGGACCACGAATGTGTACTTCCCCCAAACCCGCATGCCACAAGCCTTCCCCCGTCTGCGAGCCCCGTATGCCGGCTACCGCCCGGGTCAGTGAAACGAGTGTGCACTCTCCCGAAGCCCGCATCCCACAAGCCCTTCCCGGCTCGCAGGCCCCAAAATCTCGCATGGTGCCGGGCTTCCGCGGAAGTGCACGTTCATGTCAACGTCAGCGTCACTGGCTCGCACTTCACCTGCAGACGATCTCACCACCGATCCCCGCCGGCGCCATCGCCCTTCCACAGCACCTCCGACGTCCTCCACCGCTCCCGCTGTTGCGGCCACCACGTACCGCCAACCGTCAGTGAAACGAATGTGCACTTTCCTGAAGCCCGCATCCCACACGCCTTTCCGGATCTGCAGACCCCAGACCCTGCATGGTGCCGGGCTTCCGCGAAAGTGCACATTCATGTCAACGTCAGCGTCACTGGCTCGCACTTCACCTGCAGACGATCTCACCACCGATCCCCGTCGGCGCCATCGCCCTCCCCGAGCGCCTCCGACGTCCTCCACCGCTCCTGCTGTTGCGGCCACCACGTACCGCCAACCACCGGTGTAACGAGTGTGCACTTTCCTGAAGCCCGCATCCCACAAGCCCTTCCCGGCTCGCAGGCCCCAAAATCTCGCATGGTGCCGGGCTTCCGCGGAAGTGCACGTTCATGTCAACGTCAGCGTCACTGGCTCGCACTTCACCTGCAGACGATCTCACCACCGATCCCCGCCGGCGCCATCGCCCTTCCACAGCACCTCCGACGTCCTCCACCGCTCCCGCGGGTCAAGCTCACCACGTGCCGCAGACCGCCAGTGAAACGAATGTGCACATTCCTGAAACCCGCATCCCACAAGCCGTTCCCGGCTCGCCGACCCCCGATCCCGCATGGCGCCGGGCTTCCGCGGAAGTGCACATTCATGTCAACGTCAGCGTCACTGGCTCGCACTTCACCTGCAGACGATCTCACCACCGATCCCCGCCGGCGCCACCACCCTTCCACAGCGCCTCCCACATCCTCCACCACTCCCGCGGGTCAAGCTCACCACGTGCCGCAGACCGCCAGTGAAACGAATGTGCACATTCCTGAAACCCGCATCCCACAAGCCGTTTCCGGCTCGCCGACCCCAGATCCCGCATGGCGCCTGGCTTTCGCCCAAGTGCACGTTCGTGACAGCATCGACGTCACTTGGTCCCTCCAAGTACCCGAAAGACTTCCTCCACCGTCCCCTGATCGCAGCTACCTCGTGCCGCCAACCGCCCGCGTCACGAATCTGCACTTCTCCCAAGCCCGCAACCCCAAACACGCCACGAATCGCCAGCCCTGCGGCCCGCATCCCCGGCGTTCACGAAAGTGCACATCGACCCCCAACGCCAACCTCGCCCGGTGGTTCGGGCCCGCGGGCCAGTGCCAGAGCCCCAAGAAGGAGAAAGGCCCGCCCGGGATCCCTTCTCCGGCACAAGATAAGAAACCCCCGCCGTCCGGGAGGGACGGCGGGGGAAGATGCGACTCACTGCACCGGCGTGTTCATGTACGACACGAAACGTTCCGCACCCAGGCGGACAATTTTCAGCGCCCGGTCAAACACGGGCTTGAACCCTTCGGGGGGATCGATGAGCATTTCCACCGAAGCCCATACGTTGTCCTCCACCAGGTGAAGCTTCACCACTTTGATCTCCGCATTCACCCGACAGGCGGCTGCCAGGGCCCGCTCACGCTCAGCCGCGCTCTCGACCTTCCAGATGTTCGGCAGACACAGCCGGAAAAACGGTTCATCATCCTCAGAAGCGAAGAGCAGGTAGGTCAGCCCCTCGACCTTGAACACGATGTCGCCGTCGCTGTCGTAACGCGGCACGTACCCCTCTTCCTTCAGGTACTCGTAGTACATCTCCGCTTTGTTCACAAGATACCTCCTCGGTCTTACTGGGGCTGGGCTCTTTCCGACTCAGCCCTTCGACTTCCGAAGAGGAATCTCCTGCCAGGGTCGTCAGTGGCAGCTGCAGCCGTCCCCCTCCAGCCCCTGATCCGTCAGCTTCAGTGTGCCCGCGAGATAATCCTGCAGGACCCGCCGGGCCTCGCCGTGGCAGCCGACGATGTACTCGACGCCGTGGCGGCGGAACAGTTCCCGGGCGTGCTGGGGAATGCCCCACGCCAGGACCAGGTTCACCCCCTGGTTGGCGAGAAAGACCGGCGGCGGGCCGCCCGGGCCGTGGCCAGGGTTCGCCACTTCTTCCGTGTGCACAACCTTTCCGTCCTCGACGTCCGCAATGAGATAGCTCCTGCAGTGGCCCACGTGCGGCGCCACGTCTCCGTCAGCGAGCGGTATGGCAATGCGCATCATGTTGTCCTCCTCATCCTTTGTCTGGCGGATACGGCCTCATTCCCACCCCGCATGGGCTGGGACCCCAGGCAATCTTACCCGATAGTGTCTCCCCCCGACGGTGACGCAGGTCACCATGCGGAGCCTCACCACCGTCCCGCCCCGCCGGCCACCCCAGCGCCGCCGCAAGCCCTCACGCTGAACCGGTCGCGGGGCTCGGGACGGCGTGTGCGGCGTCTTCCCTGCTCCACCCCTGCTCCACCCCTGCTCCCGCCCGGCTCCCACTCGGCTCCTGCACGGCTCATCCCCAGCTCCTGCCTGGCTCCTGCACGGCTCATCCCCGGCTCCTACTCGGCTCCCACTCGGCTCCTGCTCGGTTCCTGCACGGCTCATCCCCAGCCCCTGCCTGGCTCCTGCACGGCTCATCCCCAGCTCCTGCCTGGCTCCTGCACGGCTCATCCCCGGCTCCTGCTCGGCTCCTGCACGGCTCATCCCCCGGTCATCCCCGGCTCCTGCTACGCTCGTCGCACGCTTCTCCCCACTACGGCGGTGCGGCGCACCGGTCACGCCTCCGAGAGCCATGCTGCTGCGCGAAAGGGCGCCTGTTCCGCCGAAATCGCCGCCTCAGTCCGCTCCAGGCGCACCCACGGAGACGCCCGCCGCCTCCAGCTCCGACCGGATGCGCCGCAGCACCTGGATCACGCTGGGGTGGTCCCCGTGCACGCAGAGCGTCTCCGCCGGCACCGCCACCTCCTCGCCCGTGTCCGCCGTGACCGTGCCCGAACACACCATCCCGCGAGCCTGAGCCGCGGCCCGCTCAGGCTCGTGCAGCACCGCCCCTGGGTGCGTCCGGGGTAACAAGGTCCCGTCCGCGGCGTAACCCCGATCCGCGAATCCCTCCCGGATCACCCGGAGCCCGGCGGCAAGGCCGGCCTGCTCCAGGGCCGACCCGGGCGGGGCGTAGAGCATCAGCGACCGGTCGAAGTCCGCCACAGCGCGGGCGACGGCCCCCGCGATGGCCGCGTCCGCGGCTGCGGTGTTGTACAGCGCCCCGTGCGGCTTCACGTGGCGTAGGGCCACCCCTTCCGCCCGGCAGAAGGCGGCGAGGGCCCCGATCTGGTAGAGCACATCCGCGTACACCTCGTCCGGACTGCACCTCACGGGTCGTCGCCAGAAGCCGACCAGATCCCGATAGCCGGGGTGAGCCCCCACGGCCACCCCGTGTTCCCGGGCCAGCCGTACGGTCCGGCGCATGACCTGCGGATCGCCTCCGTGGAAGCCGCAGGCGATGTTGGCCGAGGTGATCAGGGGCATGATCTCCTCGTCCGCCCCGATTCGGTACACCCCAAACGATTCGCCCATGTCGCAGTTCAGGTCGATCTTCCTGACCGGGCCCCGGATCGCGCCCACGCTGTTTCCCTCCCCGTGCGACTGATCCTCCCGAATCCGCTCCGTTCCCCGCAACGCCGGGTCTCGCCGCTGCGCCGGCCCCTCTGCGGTGGAGAACAGATCCCCCAGCCACAGAGCCACGGCCCAACCGGGGAGGCCCCCGGACCATCAACGGCGCCCCGGGAAACCGCTTCCCGGGGCGCCCCCGCTAATCCCGGTAGAACCCCTTGAACCAGGTTCCCTGTGACTGCAGCGTGCCCTCGTCGCCCTCGACGAGGAGCCCGTACTGGTCGCCCCGCACCGAGAACTCCTCCCGGCGGCCGTCCTCGAACTCGAAAGTAACGTAATAGGCGGTGTGGTGCGAGTGGTGGTGATGGTCGCCGTGGTGATGGTGGTGTGTCGAATGGCGCACGCGCTTCGCCACGACGCGCGCCCGCCGGGTGAGGAGGGGCTTCTGGATGTTGCTCACCGCCGTGTAGATCATGGACCCAAAGACGAACACAAAGCCGCCGATGACGAGGATCGGCACCAGTACGAACATGATGTCGAACAGCCGAAAGGCCCCGCCGCCGAAGAACGGATCGGACATGTACACCTGCAGAAGCCCTCCCCTCCGTCGTGTCTCCGACCATGAGACGCGTGCGGGTCGGCCGCAGGTTCACGCAGCCCGGCCTGCGCCGAGGGCCGGGCAGGAGGGTGCAACAGCGTGGGTGCCACAGAGCGGGTGCAACAGCGCAGGTACAACAGCGCGGGTGCAACAGCGCAGGTACAACAGCGCGGGTGCACCAGCGTTGCTGCCGAACGAGGTCGCGCGCTCCGGCCCTGCGCCACCCGGATGCCGCCTCTTCCGTACGCACCGCACGCACGGGCTGATCCGGGGCTCCCGCTAGGCTCGGGGGGCCCCGACATCAACCCGGGGACCGGGCGAAACCGACGGCCGGCGGCCCCGCCCAATTGCTCAGCGACAGTTCCGACGTAAAGCTACGTTTCCGCGCGAGGGCCCCGGGCACCTCCCGTCCTGGAAGGTCGCATTCCCGTCACCATGCGCGCCGGCAGCTCGCCTACGCCCGGGCCCAGGCTGCAGCCACAGCCGCACGTTTATCCCCAGACGGCCCTGGGAACGGGGCGACTCCTGATGGTCCCGGGAACGGGGCGACGCCCGATGGCCCCGGGAACGGGGCGACGCCCGACAGCCGTTTCACGTGCGCTGATCTCCGCGGCAGGCTCCTGGACGAAGAACAACCCTGCGGCCGAAGCCGCAGGGTGGCTGTCGCTGGGGTGGGATGTGCCCGATCCGCGGGCGCCGGTTGTCCGGTCCCGCGGTCGCACCCGCCGGGTCAGATGGGCAGCGTCAGCTGGACCGACCGGAGGCGCGGGTCCCGGAGCAACTCGTCCATCTCGGCGATGGAGCGGGCGTCCTCGGGAAGGATGGTCAGCACCCGGTACTCCACCCCCGCCTCCGCACAGACGGCAGCGGCCAGTCCCTCCGGCACCAGCCGTTCCAGCTGCTCCGCGACCCACTGGTCCGCGGGCCGGCCGTCGGCGTCCACAAAGGGGTAGAGATCCCCCAGGAACCCGGCGATGGCGCTCCGCGCCTGCGCCAGCTGTGCGGCGACCGCCGCCTGCTGCTCCGGCGAGCGCAGGTCCTCCGCCAGCTGCTTCTCCCGGGCCGCGAAGATCCCCGGCCACTCCTGCTCCAGGAAGTGGCGGGGCACCAGATACTGGCCGTTCCACTCCAGCCCCCGTTCGGCCAGGATCGCGTCCAGCTCGTCCTTGGCCCGGCTCACCAGGTCCAGCCGGCAGAGCGTGACGTCCATCGGGCGGAGGCGGACGTTGCCCAGGGCCAGCACCCCGAAGTCCCGGGGGTCCAGCCTGCGGGTGCGCCGGGTGCCGTGGGCGCTCACCCGCACGAACGCGCCGAGCCGGGTGATCTCCGCTCCGATGCGCAGCGCGTTCCGCCGAAGCCCCACCCGCTCCTCCAACGCCGCCCACTCCTGCGGCGAGAGCCGGCGCGCCGACTCCCACCACTGCTCCAGGTCGGACAGCACCGGGCCCGCCTCTGCAAGATGTACACCGTACTGGCGGGGGCCGTCCAGGCCATCCAGGGTCAGGGGGCCGCTGCCCACCAGGGCGCCGCCCTCGTCGGACGCGTAGATGCACGCGCCGAGGTCGGGCTGCCACCGCACCTCGCAGCCCTCCAGGCGACGCAGCCGCTGCAGGGCCGCCAACTCGACCCGGCCGTCGCCGATCGCCTGGTACGACAGGTCGGTCAGCACCCGGATCTCCGCCCCGGCCCGCTCCAGCTCAGGCAGCAGCCCCTGCAGGGCCGCCAGATGCAGGCTGGGGGAGACGATCCAGAGCGTCCGCCACGGCCCGCGCACCAGCGCATGCAAGGCCGGCCGCAGAAACGGGATCGGTTGGCCTGCCATCATCCCCACCCCTCCCGACGTCAGGCCCCGGCCACGCCCGAGGCGGCGCCGAGCCCGGCTCCGCCTGCGCCGTCCACCAGGGTGCGCATGTTCTTCTCCGCCAGGGCGCAGTAGCCGGGGTCGATGTCAACGCCGATCCAGCGGCGCCCGAGCAACGCCGCGGCCTGGCAGGTGGTGCCGCTGCCGT
The nucleotide sequence above comes from Symbiobacterium thermophilum IAM 14863. Encoded proteins:
- a CDS encoding LamB/YcsF family protein; the encoded protein is MGAIRGPVRKIDLNCDMGESFGVYRIGADEEIMPLITSANIACGFHGGDPQVMRRTVRLAREHGVAVGAHPGYRDLVGFWRRPVRCSPDEVYADVLYQIGALAAFCRAEGVALRHVKPHGALYNTAAADAAIAGAVARAVADFDRSLMLYAPPGSALEQAGLAAGLRVIREGFADRGYAADGTLLPRTHPGAVLHEPERAAAQARGMVCSGTVTADTGEEVAVPAETLCVHGDHPSVIQVLRRIRSELEAAGVSVGAPGAD
- a CDS encoding DUF2500 domain-containing protein — its product is MSDPFFGGGAFRLFDIMFVLVPILVIGGFVFVFGSMIYTAVSNIQKPLLTRRARVVAKRVRHSTHHHHHGDHHHHSHHTAYYVTFEFEDGRREEFSVRGDQYGLLVEGDEGTLQSQGTWFKGFYRD
- a CDS encoding ABC transporter ATP-binding protein; its protein translation is MIKARKVSYAYGETVALRDVSFDLPRGQTLAVVGPSGCGKTTLLGLIAGLLPITAGELLVDGAPVQPRRPGTALILQDYGLLPWKTVRENAALGLRIRRLPVDAADQALREVGIADLARRWPHQLSGGQQQRVAIARALALGPDLLLMDEPFSALDALTREEMQDLLLAIWRKRQTSLVLVTHSITEAVYLGQQILVLSRRPGRVVDLFANPAVGDRRADAFHSMVNRVRDALEKGVNGGA
- a CDS encoding NifB/NifX family molybdenum-iron cluster-binding protein, producing MRIAIPLADGDVAPHVGHCRSYLIADVEDGKVVHTEEVANPGHGPGGPPPVFLANQGVNLVLAWGIPQHARELFRRHGVEYIVGCHGEARRVLQDYLAGTLKLTDQGLEGDGCSCH
- a CDS encoding ABC transporter permease; the protein is MPRYRWYHYAVALAILALAWEGLAIWLNIWRGVAAFPRLGPAVAAFLEGVKPGGPLVEHFLASAYRVIASTLISLALGVPLGLYLGRSGGPVGSVLVYLTYPVPKVVFLPVIMVVLGIGDESKIFLITLVIFFQILVTVKDAAANVPRGLIRSVQSLGGGEAQIYRHVILPAALPAIFTALRLSTGTAVAVLFFAETYATRRGLGSYVWDAWSMHAYSKMFAGVMAMALMGFGFYVVLDIAERYLCPWAEKQR
- a CDS encoding T3SS (YopN, CesT) and YbjN peptide-binding chaperone 1; amino-acid sequence: MNKAEMYYEYLKEEGYVPRYDSDGDIVFKVEGLTYLLFASEDDEPFFRLCLPNIWKVESAAERERALAAACRVNAEIKVVKLHLVEDNVWASVEMLIDPPEGFKPVFDRALKIVRLGAERFVSYMNTPVQ
- a CDS encoding MetQ/NlpA family ABC transporter substrate-binding protein; the protein is MKTKLVRILAAVLAIGLLAGCGGKPQNAYQKEPATPAAPETVGQLKIGQIPTIDGLPFWVAASKDYYRQQGVEVELVRFNSAAERDAALASGQIDGTLTDIMGAVSLHDNGTPLQITSINLGATIEEGPFAIVSAPGSGITKPEQLKGADIAIATNTIIHYVTEKLLLENGIALDEVELVSIPQIPLRFENLMSGNVKAATLPEPLLSLAVHKGGTVVLNDAEAKRNYSQSVIVFREDAVKEKAEAIKRFFVAYNMAVIDIDRDPEAYKELLATEANLPPEIKDSWKVITFSPAQAPGRTEVEDVVEWLLEKGYISKRVSYDEIVNTTLYPQGE